The segment GTAAGAGCTAAGAACGTGCTCTCAACATATCTCTACAGCTTCACAGCTCTGACAGTGGTCGGTGTCGTGTGGGCTGTGATAGGCTTTACGCTGGCTTTCGGTGAAACCGAATCACCCTTCGTAGGCGGAATGCAGTATCTCATGCTGGGAGGCGACTTCATGACCGCTCTCTCAGGCACTATACCCCTTTCAGTGTTCGCAATGTTTCAGGGTATGTTCGCAATCATAACTGTTGCGCTCATATCAGGTGCCATTGTTGAAAGAATGAAGTTCTCCGCTTGGGTAATCTTCATGGTTGTCTGGGTAATCGCAGTGTACTCCCCCGTTGCTCACTGGGTGTGGGCAGGTTCGGGCTGGCTGTTCAAGATGGGTGCTCTTGACTTTGCGGGCGGTACTGTTGTCCACTTCTCTTCCGGTTGTGCGGCACTGGCTCTTGCACTGGTTCTGGGCAACAGAAACGATTTCAAAAGAACGGCCATTCTTCCTCATAACGTCACACAGACGCTTATCGGTGCAGGTCTTCTGTGGTTCGGCTGGTTCGGCTTCAACGCAGGATCCGCTCTTACTGCAGGCACACTTGCAGGTGTAGCGTTTGCAAATACAATGATAGCGGCGGCGGCGGCCGGCGTAAGCTGGATGCTTATAGAGTGGACACACGGCAAACCCAGCGCACTTGGTGTTGCATCAGGTATAGTTGCCGGTCTGGTAGCCATCACACCTGCGGCGGGCTTTGTTGCTCCCTGGGGCGCACTGGTTCTCGGTCTTCTTGTCGGTGTTATCTGCTGCTATGCCATCAGACTCAAGTTCAAGCTTAACCTTGACGACTCACTCGACGTATTCGG is part of the Seleniivibrio woodruffii genome and harbors:
- a CDS encoding ammonium transporter, encoding FSAFADEAPAPDTGDTAWLLVSAAFVLLMLPGLALFYGGMVRAKNVLSTYLYSFTALTVVGVVWAVIGFTLAFGETESPFVGGMQYLMLGGDFMTALSGTIPLSVFAMFQGMFAIITVALISGAIVERMKFSAWVIFMVVWVIAVYSPVAHWVWAGSGWLFKMGALDFAGGTVVHFSSGCAALALALVLGNRNDFKRTAILPHNVTQTLIGAGLLWFGWFGFNAGSALTAGTLAGVAFANTMIAAAAAGVSWMLIEWTHGKPSALGVASGIVAGLVAITPAAGFVAPWGALVLGLLVGVICCYAIRLKFKLNLDDSLDVFGIHGVGGLFGAIMTGVLAIEGKGLVSGNAAQVGIQTIGVLSAGLYSFVVTLVIAYILKATVGLRVTPEQEAEGTDVNQHGEKAYN